One Deinococcus carri DNA window includes the following coding sequences:
- a CDS encoding replication-relaxation family protein, with amino-acid sequence MAPRGNPLLSKLARLRAALRTDRVLSAAQLRRDFDLALGQMQGLREFTCFSAVVQPIFRTRTSRQIIWFVTLAPRLPQRLSPEQIGHLCGTAEIRLRLGASPEQWRSDAAALGKLSKPDAVLTLGPHRVAIEFDTGSYHGRVVRQKCEHFAGTYAGLVWGVTSRVRSRRLAEALGPSGVQVLHVNWWGGVGADLDV; translated from the coding sequence ATGGCACCACGCGGTAATCCGCTGCTGAGCAAGCTGGCGCGGCTCAGGGCGGCGCTCAGGACCGACCGGGTCTTGAGCGCCGCCCAACTCAGGCGTGACTTCGATCTGGCCCTGGGGCAGATGCAGGGTCTGCGCGAGTTCACCTGTTTCAGCGCGGTCGTGCAGCCGATCTTCCGGACGCGAACGTCCCGGCAGATCATCTGGTTTGTCACGCTCGCGCCCCGCCTGCCGCAGCGCCTGAGTCCTGAGCAGATCGGCCACCTGTGCGGGACCGCGGAAATCCGTCTGCGGCTCGGCGCTTCACCGGAACAGTGGCGCTCCGATGCCGCCGCTCTTGGAAAGCTGAGCAAGCCCGACGCGGTCCTCACCCTCGGGCCGCACCGCGTGGCCATCGAGTTTGACACGGGTTCCTACCATGGCCGCGTCGTTCGGCAGAAATGCGAACACTTTGCCGGGACATACGCTGGGCTGGTGTGGGGCGTGACTAGCCGGGTGAGGTCACGTCGCCTGGCGGAAGCCCTCGGCCCCTCCGGGGTGCAGGTCCTGCACGTGAACTGGTGGGGTGGCGTGGGGGCCGATCTGGACGTCTGA